From the genome of Dickeya aquatica, one region includes:
- a CDS encoding contractile injection system protein, VgrG/Pvc8 family, giving the protein MIVNNRIGIGTSLAPDVKITLDRSTNEKNNASPAEHTEFKLHDRLVKLSITDNAGTQADQLTLTLDDSDGRLLLPERGQKLIVSIGWKNQPLTLMGSYCVDTVKYSGYPTILDITAHSVDFRGSFTTPIEASYHDTTLGDIARTIAERNNLFYSIDESLSKISIISEHQSRESDVVFISRLAKKHSGTATVKKDTLILFIEGKGISSHGDTPTPYSLERSDGDKFEFELADRPLASAVVANWHSTSDAKTHNVKISRKYAAEPRTETVHPAAKTPENNASTDQPNYTAGNKNNQQALQQTYASQQEAMQAALSRWREIQRQGVKLSVDLAKGVTTLKPGGLVRVKGFKNIIDEKLWSIKTVVHNLNAKGFLTSLTLEIATQEVEYTISYDVNLKPVKK; this is encoded by the coding sequence ATGATTGTTAATAATCGTATTGGAATCGGCACCAGTCTTGCGCCTGATGTCAAAATCACACTTGACAGATCAACTAATGAAAAAAACAATGCTTCGCCAGCTGAACATACTGAATTTAAATTACATGACAGATTAGTAAAATTATCTATTACAGATAATGCTGGCACTCAGGCTGACCAATTAACCCTTACCCTGGATGATAGTGATGGGCGGCTTTTATTACCGGAAAGAGGCCAAAAGTTAATCGTCAGCATTGGTTGGAAAAATCAACCATTAACATTGATGGGAAGCTATTGCGTCGATACGGTTAAGTATTCTGGTTATCCAACCATCCTGGATATTACCGCTCATAGCGTTGATTTTCGCGGTTCATTCACGACACCAATAGAAGCCTCCTACCATGATACTACGTTAGGCGATATCGCCCGCACCATTGCAGAAAGAAATAACCTGTTCTACTCAATCGATGAATCACTATCGAAAATTTCGATTATCAGTGAACATCAATCACGAGAGTCCGATGTGGTTTTCATTTCCCGACTGGCGAAGAAACACTCGGGAACAGCAACGGTTAAAAAAGATACGTTGATCCTATTCATTGAGGGAAAAGGTATCAGTAGCCACGGCGACACCCCGACACCCTATTCTCTTGAACGCAGTGATGGTGATAAGTTTGAATTCGAACTGGCAGACAGGCCACTTGCCAGTGCCGTAGTCGCCAATTGGCACAGCACCAGTGATGCAAAAACACATAATGTGAAGATCAGTCGTAAATATGCGGCGGAACCCCGCACAGAGACGGTGCATCCGGCGGCGAAAACACCGGAGAATAACGCATCAACTGACCAGCCAAACTACACAGCGGGTAACAAGAATAACCAACAGGCACTACAACAGACCTATGCCTCACAACAGGAGGCAATGCAAGCAGCACTGAGTCGATGGCGAGAGATACAGCGGCAAGGGGTCAAACTCTCCGTCGACCTGGCAAAGGGAGTAACCACGCTTAAACCCGGTGGACTAGTGCGGGTGAAAGGCTTTAAAAATATCATTGACGAAAAACTTTGGTCGATAAAAACCGTGGTGCATAACCTGAATGCAAAGGGTTTTTTAACTTCATTGACTCTCGAGATTGCCACTCAGGAAGTGGAATACACCATCAGTTACGATGTTAATTTGAAGCCCGTAAAAAAATAA
- a CDS encoding sensor domain-containing diguanylate cyclase, producing MIPSRHRDNENQQQILERMLAIFDAQPAEEMTRLTRITRRFFQINSVVISLVNHERQWFLSSANFPHQEPAIEFSFCIHTVTANTPLVIPDTRLDARFASNPLVSGPQAIRFHASYPLRSTTDVPLGALCLYHDQPRTFDEEELQQLSDLAFIVQTGLQKVEMQAREAIAQEQLYQSDYINQQIFSRAAIGLALVAPDQRPLKFNPAFCDMLGYDEATLLALPVESVVHPDDMPTLNHEHRLLIDNDLSESTQLRRYVRADGSDLWALVSISVLFQPDGSKFGLLLALTDLSQQKATEQTLLDLSQELEKRVDQRTAELRQRNRFIQDLTDNIPAMISCITPDNRLSFANRHLRKLLEKLTGHNPPFERDIHELFRPQELGLFMPKLEESRQKQQALSFEHVLDMPDGNPITFHTELVPATSLELGTYILSTDITHLTVLRDQLAFEANHDHLTGLPNRRAVISYLNRQASKKRRGALALLFFDINNFKSYNDRFGHDFGDRVIKTFARLLRKHTRSYDFIGRLSGDEFLMIIHEQRNLLSEIRIITQKLKERIEKPVTIRNQLITLSASIGHAILPKGVPLDANALIRQADTAMYRAKRRHMLG from the coding sequence ATGATTCCCTCACGCCATCGCGATAACGAAAACCAGCAACAGATCCTCGAGCGCATGCTGGCTATTTTTGATGCACAGCCCGCTGAAGAAATGACGCGGCTCACGCGCATTACCCGCCGTTTTTTTCAGATTAACAGCGTGGTGATTTCGCTGGTGAATCACGAGCGGCAGTGGTTTTTATCCAGCGCCAATTTCCCCCACCAGGAACCGGCCATTGAATTTTCCTTTTGTATTCATACTGTCACGGCCAATACCCCGCTGGTCATTCCTGATACCCGTCTGGATGCACGTTTTGCCAGTAACCCATTGGTGAGCGGCCCACAGGCGATTCGGTTTCATGCCAGCTACCCGCTGCGCTCAACCACGGATGTGCCGCTTGGTGCACTGTGTCTGTACCACGATCAGCCGCGAACATTCGATGAAGAGGAACTACAACAGCTCAGCGATTTGGCGTTCATCGTGCAAACCGGGCTGCAAAAAGTGGAGATGCAGGCACGCGAAGCAATTGCGCAGGAACAGCTTTATCAGTCGGACTATATCAATCAGCAGATTTTTTCACGCGCGGCCATTGGCCTGGCGCTGGTAGCCCCTGACCAGCGCCCCCTCAAGTTCAATCCGGCTTTTTGTGACATGCTCGGTTACGATGAGGCCACATTGCTGGCCCTGCCGGTGGAAAGCGTTGTACACCCGGATGACATGCCTACCTTGAACCATGAGCACCGCTTACTTATCGACAACGACCTGTCGGAAAGCACCCAACTGCGGCGTTACGTTCGTGCCGATGGCAGCGACTTGTGGGCTCTGGTTTCCATATCTGTCCTGTTTCAGCCGGACGGCAGTAAATTCGGCCTGTTGCTGGCGCTCACTGACCTCAGCCAGCAAAAAGCCACCGAACAAACCCTGCTTGACCTCAGCCAGGAACTGGAGAAGCGGGTGGATCAGCGTACCGCTGAACTGCGCCAGCGTAATCGGTTCATTCAGGATCTTACTGACAATATCCCGGCGATGATTTCCTGCATCACACCGGATAACCGGTTGTCGTTTGCTAACCGTCACCTGCGCAAGCTGCTGGAAAAGCTGACTGGCCATAATCCCCCTTTTGAGCGCGATATTCATGAGCTGTTTCGCCCCCAGGAACTTGGCTTGTTTATGCCCAAACTGGAAGAGTCACGGCAAAAACAGCAGGCCTTATCATTCGAACATGTCCTTGATATGCCGGACGGTAACCCGATTACCTTTCACACCGAGCTGGTGCCAGCTACCTCTTTAGAATTAGGTACTTATATTCTTTCTACCGACATCACGCACCTGACAGTATTGCGCGATCAACTGGCTTTCGAGGCCAACCACGACCACCTGACCGGTTTGCCCAACCGGCGCGCAGTAATCAGTTATCTTAATCGTCAGGCCAGTAAGAAACGGCGCGGCGCACTGGCATTATTATTTTTTGATATCAATAACTTCAAAAGTTATAACGACCGGTTTGGTCACGACTTTGGCGACCGGGTTATTAAAACCTTTGCCCGACTGTTGCGCAAACATACCCGCTCGTATGATTTTATCGGCCGTTTATCCGGCGACGAATTCTTGATGATCATCCACGAACAGCGCAACCTGCTGAGTGAGATCCGCATCATTACGCAAAAACTCAAAGAGCGGATAGAGAAACCCGTTACCATTCGTAATCAGCTCATCACCTTATCAGCAAGCATCGGTCATGCCATTTTGCCTAAAGGGGTGCCACTGGATGCCAATGCGCTCATTCGCCAGGCCGACACCGCCATGTACCGTGCCAAACGCCGCCACATGCTGGGTTAA
- a CDS encoding phage tail protein, whose amino-acid sequence MMLTLGLFVFHLKTLPYSSLKRDVKYRWSENNRFGYRAAFQYLGKGTDTITLSGKIIPEVSGITSQLSMFALEFMADSGRAWPLIEGSGKIYGMFIVDGFNYTNSDLFSNGSARSIDFTLSLKRVDDSLIDMFGDLYGQAKELYDSKVSPALASIKDSVSKISL is encoded by the coding sequence ATGATGTTAACTTTAGGGCTCTTTGTATTTCACCTAAAAACATTGCCATATTCCTCACTGAAAAGAGATGTGAAATATCGATGGTCCGAAAACAACCGCTTTGGCTATCGAGCTGCATTTCAATATTTAGGTAAAGGCACGGATACAATTACCCTATCGGGGAAAATAATCCCAGAAGTTTCAGGAATAACCAGCCAATTATCGATGTTTGCCCTGGAATTTATGGCTGATTCTGGTCGAGCCTGGCCTTTAATTGAGGGAAGCGGGAAAATTTATGGTATGTTTATCGTCGATGGATTTAATTACACTAATAGTGATTTATTCTCGAACGGTAGCGCACGTAGTATTGACTTCACACTCTCTTTAAAACGAGTCGATGATTCACTCATCGATATGTTTGGTGATTTATACGGCCAGGCTAAAGAGTTATATGACAGTAAGGTTTCACCGGCACTCGCATCCATTAAAGACTCAGTGAGTAAAATATCATTATGA
- a CDS encoding methyl-accepting chemotaxis protein: protein MRNNQPVTQREYIFDKDATLMSVTDVNSHIVYANDAFIEVSGFHPDEIEGQPHNFVRHPDMPVEAFRDMWETLKHQEPWTALVKNRRQNGDHYWVRANAVPIVRQGRTTGYMSVRTQPARQEVEAAEKLYQTMREDTRGKLKLHKGVLFKRGLTGLFSRFRLISMRWRLRGIMVLATLISYFTFWAIHGDFDSDFYISSAFMTGMMLVLDALLEWQLISPIERVKQQALDIATGNTNTIQYEDRADEIGAIQRSIGQLGLMFRWLVDDISMQVLSIRSASDELAHGSEDMNSHAERTAANVQQTAAAMNEINTTVQTNTTTTSEASKQAATASNAAISGGKVINEMEKTMDSIVASSEKIAGITSIIDNIAFQTNILALNAAVEAARAGEQGKGFAVVAGEVRSLAQRSASAAGEIKQLIEASVAQVRYGSSHVREAGDSTQDIVSRVNSVSQLIAHIADSTKEQTVGLSEIGRAVEELEQITQQNATQVNTCALASDQLKQQAHRLEQALHVFR from the coding sequence ATGCGTAATAATCAGCCAGTCACACAGCGGGAATACATTTTTGACAAGGATGCGACACTCATGTCAGTTACTGACGTGAACAGCCATATTGTGTACGCGAACGATGCATTCATTGAAGTCAGTGGCTTTCACCCTGACGAAATCGAAGGTCAGCCACATAATTTTGTCCGTCACCCGGATATGCCCGTCGAAGCGTTTCGTGATATGTGGGAGACGCTAAAACATCAGGAGCCGTGGACGGCACTGGTGAAGAACCGCCGCCAAAATGGCGATCACTATTGGGTGCGGGCAAACGCCGTCCCTATCGTGCGTCAGGGGCGGACAACCGGATATATGTCGGTGCGAACCCAGCCTGCTCGTCAAGAGGTTGAGGCGGCGGAAAAGCTGTATCAAACCATGCGTGAGGATACCCGCGGTAAACTCAAATTGCATAAAGGCGTGCTGTTTAAACGCGGCCTGACCGGCCTTTTCTCTCGCTTTCGTTTGATCTCCATGCGCTGGCGACTGCGCGGTATTATGGTGCTGGCGACACTCATCAGTTACTTCACATTCTGGGCTATTCATGGCGATTTCGACTCGGATTTCTACATTTCCAGCGCATTTATGACGGGCATGATGCTGGTGCTTGATGCACTGCTGGAGTGGCAGTTGATAAGCCCGATTGAACGGGTCAAACAGCAGGCGCTGGATATCGCCACCGGTAACACTAACACCATCCAGTATGAAGATAGAGCGGATGAAATTGGCGCGATTCAACGCTCTATCGGCCAGTTAGGGTTAATGTTCCGCTGGCTGGTGGATGATATCAGTATGCAGGTGTTGAGTATTCGCTCCGCCAGTGATGAGCTGGCTCACGGCAGTGAAGACATGAACAGCCACGCCGAACGCACCGCAGCCAACGTGCAACAGACGGCGGCGGCGATGAACGAAATCAACACCACGGTACAGACCAATACCACAACCACCAGTGAAGCCAGCAAGCAGGCCGCCACCGCCAGCAATGCCGCCATCAGCGGCGGTAAGGTCATCAACGAAATGGAAAAGACCATGGACAGCATCGTCGCCAGTTCGGAGAAAATTGCCGGCATTACCTCCATCATTGATAACATTGCGTTTCAGACCAATATTCTGGCCCTGAACGCCGCCGTGGAAGCCGCCCGCGCCGGTGAGCAAGGTAAAGGCTTCGCCGTGGTGGCCGGTGAAGTGCGCAGCCTGGCGCAGCGCAGCGCCAGTGCCGCAGGTGAAATCAAGCAGTTGATTGAAGCAAGCGTTGCGCAGGTGCGCTACGGCTCCAGCCATGTCCGTGAAGCGGGAGATAGCACACAGGATATCGTCTCGCGGGTGAACAGCGTCAGCCAGTTGATAGCCCACATAGCTGACTCGACCAAAGAGCAGACCGTCGGTTTATCTGAAATCGGCCGGGCCGTCGAGGAACTCGAGCAGATAACCCAACAAAACGCCACGCAGGTCAACACCTGTGCGCTGGCATCAGACCAACTCAAGCAACAGGCCCACCGTCTGGAACAAGCGTTGCACGTATTTCGATAA
- the guaD gene encoding guanine deaminase, whose amino-acid sequence MDSLPHPITAARQHSPDRVRQAYRASLLHFTADPLHNPQATQFIDDGLLIVCDGYIEQALPYSQMDNHRLASLEMIDYRGHLLMPGFIDTHVHFPQLEMIASYGEQLLSWLNTYTFPTERKFADAHYAGERADFFIHELLRHGTTTALVFATVHPQSVEALFQAAQAQDMCLIAGKVMMDSHAPDDLCDTPEQSYAQSKALIEKWHRRGRLHYAVTPRFAATSSHEQLALAGKLLREYPDVYLHTHLAENKDEIAWVKSLFPGHRHYLDVYHHHGLTGRRCVFAHAIHLHGDEVELLAQSQSAVAFCPCSNLFLGSGLFRLHALKAAGIRIGIGTDVGAGTSLSLLQTLSDGYKVQQLQGEKLSAREGFYQATLGAAAALSLDDQLGNFLPGKAADFVVLDWAATPLQHLRQQHATSPDDRLFALMMQGDDRNIRATYIKGRCAYQRT is encoded by the coding sequence ATGGACTCCCTCCCACACCCGATTACCGCTGCCCGGCAGCACTCGCCAGACCGCGTGCGACAAGCCTACCGTGCCAGCCTGCTGCACTTTACGGCCGACCCGCTTCACAACCCGCAGGCCACCCAGTTTATCGACGACGGGTTGCTGATTGTCTGTGATGGTTACATTGAGCAGGCCCTTCCCTACAGCCAGATGGACAATCACCGCCTCGCTTCGCTGGAGATGATTGACTATCGCGGGCATTTATTGATGCCGGGCTTTATCGATACCCACGTTCATTTTCCGCAACTGGAGATGATAGCCTCATACGGTGAGCAATTGTTATCCTGGCTGAATACCTATACTTTCCCCACCGAGCGTAAATTCGCCGATGCGCACTACGCCGGCGAGCGGGCCGACTTTTTCATCCATGAACTGCTGCGCCACGGCACCACCACAGCGCTGGTGTTTGCCACGGTTCATCCGCAGTCGGTCGAGGCACTGTTTCAGGCAGCACAGGCACAAGACATGTGCCTGATTGCAGGCAAGGTGATGATGGATAGCCATGCTCCAGATGACCTGTGCGATACGCCAGAGCAGAGCTACGCGCAATCAAAAGCGCTGATAGAAAAATGGCATCGGCGCGGGCGGCTGCACTACGCCGTCACGCCGCGTTTTGCCGCGACATCCAGCCACGAGCAACTGGCACTGGCGGGAAAACTGTTGCGGGAGTACCCGGATGTTTATCTGCACACCCATCTTGCAGAAAATAAGGACGAAATAGCCTGGGTGAAATCGCTGTTTCCCGGGCATCGTCACTACCTTGATGTCTATCACCACCACGGCCTGACGGGACGCCGCTGCGTGTTCGCCCATGCCATTCATCTGCACGGGGATGAAGTCGAGCTGCTGGCGCAAAGCCAGTCTGCCGTGGCCTTTTGCCCCTGTTCGAATCTGTTTTTAGGCAGCGGCCTGTTCCGGCTACACGCGCTTAAAGCCGCCGGCATACGCATTGGCATCGGCACGGATGTGGGGGCGGGCACCAGCCTGTCACTGCTGCAAACCCTCAGTGATGGTTACAAAGTACAACAGCTACAGGGCGAAAAACTCTCCGCGCGCGAAGGGTTTTATCAGGCCACCCTTGGCGCAGCGGCCGCCTTATCGCTGGATGATCAACTGGGCAATTTTCTGCCGGGAAAAGCGGCCGATTTTGTGGTGCTGGACTGGGCCGCCACCCCGCTACAGCACTTGCGCCAGCAGCACGCCACCTCACCGGATGACCGCTTGTTCGCCCTGATGATGCAAGGTGATGACAGAAATATCAGGGCAACTTATATAAAGGGGCGTTGTGCCTACCAACGAACCTGA
- a CDS encoding chloride channel protein yields MSDVIISPRLRLVSALRMLAALVLTGLLSGLGGMLLALLLHTVQHLAYGYSLTQVISDESFLQGVTQAHPLRRFLALLGCGALAGIGWYALSRYGRKRVSITAALQADKPRMPLAETVIHALLQIITVALGSPLGREVAPRELGALAACRLSHWLKLSSEDTRLLIACGAGGGLAAVYNVPLGGALFVLEVMLARFHLKASLAALFTCALAALVARFGLGNEYQYHLTMTLNVSRDLLVWAVLTSPIFGLAATAFVRITRQARQQAPRHARLILTNLLNFALLGLLVVILPQLAGNGKGPAELSFTSQLPAFLALVVLVCKVFIQWSSLRAGAHGGLLTPGLANGALLALVLGAAWSLLFAHNPPGAYAVIGAAAFLAASMNMPLTSLVLIMELTRLQEDFIVPIALCITGAVVTRKWLEQHSALFSHTR; encoded by the coding sequence ATGTCTGATGTGATTATCTCCCCGCGTTTACGCCTCGTGAGCGCGTTACGTATGCTGGCGGCACTGGTTCTCACCGGGCTCCTGTCCGGCCTTGGCGGTATGCTGCTGGCGCTGTTGTTACACACCGTACAGCATCTGGCTTACGGCTACAGCCTGACACAGGTCATCAGCGACGAGAGCTTTTTACAGGGCGTGACGCAGGCGCACCCCTTACGCCGTTTTTTGGCCTTGCTGGGCTGTGGTGCGCTTGCCGGTATCGGCTGGTACGCGCTGTCTCGCTACGGGCGCAAGCGGGTCAGTATTACGGCTGCATTGCAGGCAGATAAACCCCGAATGCCGCTGGCAGAAACGGTTATCCACGCGTTGTTGCAAATCATCACGGTGGCGCTGGGGTCGCCTCTGGGCCGAGAAGTCGCGCCACGGGAGCTCGGCGCACTTGCTGCCTGCCGCCTGAGCCACTGGCTAAAACTCTCGTCAGAGGACACCCGGCTGTTAATTGCCTGTGGGGCCGGCGGCGGGCTGGCAGCGGTTTATAATGTCCCTCTGGGGGGAGCGCTGTTCGTGCTTGAAGTCATGCTGGCGCGCTTTCATCTCAAAGCCAGCCTGGCGGCGCTGTTTACCTGCGCACTGGCGGCGTTAGTCGCGCGTTTCGGGTTAGGCAATGAATACCAATATCACCTGACGATGACACTGAATGTCTCGCGTGATTTGCTTGTCTGGGCGGTGCTGACCAGCCCGATTTTTGGGCTGGCGGCCACCGCATTTGTGCGCATCACGCGGCAGGCGCGTCAGCAGGCTCCCCGGCACGCCCGTCTGATCCTGACCAATTTGCTTAATTTTGCCCTGCTCGGCCTGCTGGTGGTTATCCTGCCGCAACTGGCTGGCAACGGTAAGGGGCCTGCCGAGCTGAGTTTTACCAGCCAGCTTCCGGCCTTTCTGGCGCTGGTGGTGTTGGTCTGCAAAGTGTTTATCCAGTGGAGTAGCCTGCGCGCAGGGGCTCACGGTGGCTTACTCACACCGGGACTGGCGAACGGAGCCTTGCTGGCGCTGGTGTTAGGAGCCGCCTGGTCGCTACTCTTCGCGCATAACCCGCCCGGTGCCTACGCAGTGATTGGGGCAGCGGCGTTTTTGGCCGCCTCAATGAATATGCCGCTGACCAGCCTGGTGCTGATCATGGAGCTTACGCGCCTTCAGGAAGATTTTATTGTGCCGATTGCACTGTGTATCACCGGTGCCGTAGTCACACGAAAATGGCTTGAGCAACACAGTGCGTTGTTTAGCCACACCCGATAG
- a CDS encoding MFS transporter has translation MSKLSSLSGLLAKAAQMGSQLYQAQSGVDSTQEDERTASQRMDALASLIDGATKQAEDISNIADQAKETADAGKKVGRRYQALKRLRRMKAAKQNNPPSDETAPDDATSGEPDTEKPVATKRSPTQKLRKTLSQTAKSGEMVKDFGEKGAELSKSLKDKVTELGEIFAPAKDTPLAPEASTKASLTPSPEANTQVNGVTSANSTSYTNSTNTNTNTNTNTSNSESSSSQLAESLAKPITRQQTPPADDDASPAERVTSASPLSSNGSDTISVPALQARLAIALLRSELSYLSNTVMSVLGHNQTSVEEFRSSISTVDPAAKSAALGINKTQSMLNLLRETPAQQPVTPLTIPSEDSLLNTPDAILNPATQSQSEENIYISTISANTENQSGDQTNLLQETLANLLTPVITVNCICSHEQSTAIAATGINAAPTAALNTGNTGNAGNAGNAGNAGNAGNAGNAGNAGNAGNAGNAGNAGNNTPAPQVDSVRQLSDAAQQCQSSLENCGQSSSGIINTIISVLSVGESVFGVIGSIGTLVGTVSEGVGGIIAAFEFLSPIFMAIGSAITAALSTLTLPIIGIIALVAAGAALIYKYWEPIGNFLSSVFNGFIQSLGPVEELFARVKSIFDGLLGIVGSIVSYFKEMIAPIKMSQEELEKLRKIGEYVGKFLGEVLMAPFKLVNKMLDGAEWLKNTAKNTFSGGNDKDKKEGENGANANSELSKPDTETIGQKYTPIKSGDNKNFQDNSVINNNVQIHVPAGSNPDQIKQHVDESLQNQRQSKTDYSQSMMSAELLG, from the coding sequence TACCCAGGAAGATGAGCGTACCGCCAGTCAGCGTATGGATGCGCTGGCTTCATTGATTGATGGCGCAACAAAACAAGCTGAGGACATATCAAACATTGCCGATCAGGCGAAAGAAACCGCAGATGCAGGCAAAAAAGTAGGCCGCCGTTATCAGGCCTTAAAACGTCTTCGCCGCATGAAAGCGGCCAAACAGAACAATCCGCCAAGTGACGAAACTGCACCAGATGATGCAACATCTGGCGAACCGGACACAGAAAAGCCCGTAGCAACCAAACGCAGTCCTACACAAAAGCTGCGTAAGACGCTCTCTCAAACCGCGAAATCGGGTGAGATGGTCAAGGATTTCGGCGAAAAAGGGGCTGAACTCTCCAAAAGCTTGAAGGATAAAGTGACTGAACTGGGGGAAATATTTGCTCCAGCCAAAGATACCCCACTCGCACCAGAGGCCAGCACTAAGGCATCGTTAACCCCTTCACCAGAGGCTAATACCCAGGTTAATGGAGTAACATCCGCTAACTCAACGAGTTATACCAACAGCACCAATACCAATACCAATACCAATACCAATACCAGCAATAGCGAATCTTCATCTTCACAGCTAGCGGAATCGCTCGCGAAGCCAATAACCCGTCAGCAAACGCCCCCTGCTGACGATGATGCATCTCCTGCTGAAAGAGTAACATCAGCCTCACCATTATCATCAAATGGAAGCGATACCATCAGTGTCCCTGCATTGCAGGCTCGTCTGGCTATTGCCCTGCTACGATCTGAACTTTCCTATCTCAGCAATACGGTGATGTCCGTGCTGGGTCACAACCAGACATCCGTTGAAGAGTTTCGTTCTTCAATATCCACCGTAGATCCCGCAGCAAAATCTGCTGCACTTGGGATCAATAAAACGCAGTCAATGCTCAATCTGTTGCGCGAGACACCGGCACAACAACCAGTGACGCCTTTAACAATCCCAAGCGAAGACAGCCTTCTCAACACACCTGATGCAATATTAAATCCTGCCACACAAAGCCAGAGTGAGGAAAACATATACATCAGCACGATATCAGCAAACACAGAGAACCAGAGCGGTGATCAAACAAACCTTCTTCAAGAGACACTGGCTAATTTGCTGACCCCCGTCATTACCGTTAACTGCATATGTTCACATGAACAAAGTACCGCTATCGCCGCCACCGGTATCAATGCTGCACCCACCGCTGCGCTCAATACAGGTAATACAGGTAATGCAGGTAATGCAGGTAATGCAGGTAATGCAGGTAATGCAGGTAATGCAGGTAATGCAGGTAATGCAGGTAATGCAGGTAATGCAGGTAATGCAGGTAATGCAGGTAATAATACCCCGGCACCACAAGTAGATAGCGTTCGTCAACTGAGTGATGCCGCACAACAATGCCAATCCAGCCTTGAGAATTGTGGTCAGTCGTCATCAGGTATTATCAATACGATAATCAGTGTGTTATCTGTGGGTGAAAGTGTTTTTGGTGTCATTGGTTCAATTGGCACCCTGGTCGGTACAGTATCAGAAGGGGTTGGTGGTATTATTGCAGCTTTCGAGTTCCTTTCTCCGATATTTATGGCAATTGGCAGTGCGATTACTGCTGCGCTATCAACACTTACCCTTCCCATTATTGGTATTATTGCATTAGTCGCGGCGGGCGCAGCTTTAATATATAAATACTGGGAACCAATTGGAAATTTCCTTTCCAGTGTATTCAATGGATTCATTCAATCATTAGGCCCTGTTGAGGAACTATTCGCTCGCGTCAAATCTATTTTTGATGGTTTACTGGGTATCGTAGGTAGTATCGTCTCTTATTTCAAAGAGATGATTGCGCCAATAAAAATGTCCCAAGAGGAACTAGAAAAATTGAGAAAGATAGGCGAATACGTTGGAAAATTCCTCGGTGAGGTATTAATGGCACCATTCAAGCTAGTCAACAAAATGCTAGATGGCGCAGAATGGTTGAAAAATACAGCAAAGAATACCTTTTCCGGTGGAAATGATAAAGATAAAAAAGAAGGGGAAAATGGCGCGAATGCAAATTCTGAGTTATCGAAACCTGATACAGAAACCATCGGTCAAAAATATACGCCAATCAAATCAGGGGATAATAAAAACTTCCAAGATAATAGCGTTATTAACAACAACGTTCAGATTCATGTGCCTGCGGGGAGCAATCCAGATCAAATTAAACAACACGTTGATGAATCTCTACAGAATCAGAGACAAAGCAAAACAGATTACAGCCAAAGCATGATGAGTGCTGAATTACTAGGATAA
- a CDS encoding ogr/Delta-like zinc finger family protein has translation MMHCPLCRHAAHARSSRYLSENTKERYHQCTNVNCGHTFVTMEAITRSIMVPGKTEPVESERRP, from the coding sequence ATGATGCATTGTCCTCTGTGCCGTCATGCCGCTCACGCCCGTTCCAGCCGCTATTTATCGGAGAACACCAAGGAGCGCTACCATCAGTGCACTAACGTAAATTGCGGCCATACCTTTGTCACCATGGAAGCGATTACCCGCTCCATCATGGTGCCAGGTAAAACCGAACCGGTTGAAAGCGAACGCCGCCCATAA